The following is a genomic window from Mycolicibacterium sp. TY81.
TGCTCAACGCGCTGCCGCCGTTCCTCACCGGCGGGTCCATGATCGAGACCGTCACCATGGAGTCGGCGACCTACGCGGCCGCGCCGCAGCGCTTCGAGGCCGGCACCCCGATGACCTCCCAGGTTGTCGGATTGGCCGCTGCCGCACGGTATCTCGACGCCATCGGGATGGCTGCCGTCGAGGCGCACGAGGCCGAGTTGGTGGCCGCGACGCTGGCCGGGCTGACCCAGATTCCGCAGGTGCGGATCATCGGGCCGACCACGACCGAGCACCGCGGCTCGCCCGTGAGCTTCGTGTTGGACGGCGTGCATGCGCACGATGTCGGCCAGATCCTCGACGACGAAGGCATCGCGGTCCGGGTCGGGCATCACTGCGCGGCGCCGTTGCACCGGCGGTTCGGCATCGCCGCGACGGCGCGCGCGTCGTTCGCGGTCTACAACACGCTCGACGAAGTGGACCGATTGGTCGCGGGCGTCAAACGCGCTGTGGAGTTCTTCTCATGAGAATGGAACAGATGTACCAGGAAGTGATCCTGGACCACTACAAGCACCCGCATCACCGCGGGCTGCGTGAACCGTTCGGCGCGCAGGTGCACCACGTCAACCCGACGTGCGGTGACGAGGTGACGTTGCGGGTGACGCTGTCCGACGACGGCGAGACCATCGCCGACATCTCGTACGACGGGCAGGGCTGCTCGATCAGCCAGGCGTCGACGTCGGTGCTCACCGACCAGGTGATCGGCCAGAGCGTCGACGAGGCGCTCAAGACCGTCGGCGCGTTCACCGAGATGATTTCCTCCCGCGGCAACGTCGAGGGGGACGAAGATGTGTTGGGTGACGGCATCGCGTTCGCCGGTGTCGCCAAGTACCCGGCACGGGTGAAATGCGCGCTGCTGGGCTGGACTGCATTCAAGGCCGCGCTCGCCGAGGCGAGCGCCAAAGACACGGCGCTCGCGTTGGCGAGTGCATCGGACACGGCGCTGGCAACGGCCGGCACAACTGCGGAGGACAAGCGATGACTGAAGGCACCCCCGAGGCCACCACCGCGGCAAACGTGGTCGACGATCCCGAACTGCTCGACGCCGTCGAGGAGGCCATGCGCGACGTCGTCGACCCCGAGCTCGGCATCAACGTCGTCGACCTGGGGCTCGTCTACGGCATGACGCTCGAAGAGGGCGACGAAGGCACCGTGGTGAAGCTGGACATGACGCTGACATCGGCGGCCTGTCCGCTGACCGACGTGATCGAGGACCAGTCCCGGACCGCCCTGGTCGGTGCCGGCCTCGTCAGCGACCTCAAGCTGAACTGGGTGTGGAACCCGCCGTGGGGCCCGGACAAGATCACCGACGACGGCCGCGAGCAGCTGCGGGCGCTCGGCTTCACCGTCTGATTCCCGCTACTGACGTAGTTCGATCACGTTGGCAGACAAGGTGCCGCCGAACGCTTCGAGCGTGCCGACGTTGCAGCCGCCCTTCACCCCGGTGGCTCCGACGCTCAAGTCGTGGCCGCCCGCTGTCTTGGTGTAGGCCGGCGGGGCGGTGACTGTGCTGCCGGGTCGCGCGATCGCGGGTGCGGCGATCTGGCGGCCATCGAGGTAGAAGCGCACGACGATGTCCGAGCACCCGTTGGCGTCATTGGTGAACGATGCCAGCACCTTCTCGGCGATGTGGGCATCGAAGTGGATCGACGGCCTGGCGTTGCAGTCCTGACCGTTCGGCGGCGAACAGTAGCCCCGGACGTATTCCTCGACCACGTCGGCCGCCGCAGCTGGTGCCAGCGCGATGCCCGCGGTGCCGATGCTGCCGATCAACGCCATGGCGACGCCGCCGCAGCGCCGGGTGGATACGAACATGTCGGTCCCTCTCTGCCGGCTGATGAACTCGACGCTAAGGCGGCGAGACCGCCGGGCATATAAGGGAATTCCCTACATTTCGGAAACCGGCGGCTGTGGATAACTCCGGGTTCCGGACCCGCGCCAGGCGTTACTTGTCGGATGCCTTCTCTAGCTTCCAGCGCAACAGGACCAATCAGGTCCGCTGCGACCGGAAGGCAAACACCATGAACGCTGACATCGAACGGCTGCGGGCCGCGTGCGAACGTGACCTCGACGATCCGGCCGGCTGGCCGGCGCCCGTCGGCTATCCGAATTCCCTGGCGCTCTGCATCATCGATGCCATCTACGCCGCAGGCGCCCGGCACCTCACCGTCGACAAGATCGTCGAGCGGTACCGCAGCTACCGGGCCGGGCAAGGCGGTGACGCCGACACCGACGGCGCATCCGAACTGCTCGCGAACGTCGAGGCACTGGGTGGTTCGGAGCAGTGGGCCGCCCAGATCGGTAATCGGCGGCCGACATCCACCAGGAAAGACGCACCGCTGCGCTCGGTGGCGCTGACGGAGGTCGCGCAAGCCTTTGTCGCACTGGGGATCAGCACCACCGAAGACCTGCGGGTGATCGCCGCGGACCCCGAGTTGGCGAAGGAGGCCAAGCGGGCGTGGTGCGCGATACCCGGTCAGCGCTCGGGCTTCACCTGGCGCTTCCTGCTGATGCTGGCGGAACTGCCCGGCACGGATCCGAGCGTCGCGGGATACGTCGCGCGCGAAATCGGTCGCGACGGCCCGATCGACACCGCGGGCCTGCTCGCCGCCGTTGCCGATGCGGCCGGCTGGCACGCCGATGCGCTGCACCAGGCGATCTGGCGGTTCGAAGCACGCCGCGCACACGAGCTGCCGTCATCGGCATGACAGCAGACAACTGACCGGCAGCCGGGCACCGGCGGAATCGGTTGAGCCGTCACGGTGTTGCATAGGCTCATGACCGTCGATGCATCTGGACTCTTCGCCCCACTGGCCCTGCGGAACCTGACCGTACCCAACCGGTTCGCGATGGCGCCCATGACCAGGCAGGCGTCGCCCGGAGGCGTGCCGGGGCCCGACGTGGCGGAGTACTACGCGCGTCGGGCTGCCGGCGGCGTCGGCCTGATCATCACCGAAGGCGTGCGGGTGGGTGACCCGTCGGCCGCCGGCTCGCCGGACATCCCGACGCTCGTGGGCGCGGCGGCGCTCGACGGCTGGCGCAACGTCACCAGCGCGGTGCACCGCCACGGTGCGACCATCGCCGCCCAGTTGTGGCACCAGGGCGCCGAGCGTGGTGACCGCGACGGGGTGGCGCCGGTCAGTCCGTCGGGAGTGAACGGACTGGGCGAGCAGATCGGCCGTGCCCTGGCGGCCGACGAGCTGCCCGCCGTCGCGCAGTGGTACGCCGAGGCGGCACGCAACGCCAAGGAGGTCGGCTTCGACGCCGTCGAACTGCACGGCGCCCACGGCTACCTGCTCGACCAATTCCTGTGGACGAGAACGAATCTGCGTACCGACGAATACGGGGGATCGGTGCAGAATCGCACCCGCTTCCCGGCCGAGGTCGTCGCGGCGGTGCGTGCGGCGGTCGGCCCGGACTACCCGATCATCTACCGCTTCTCGCAGTGGAAGGGCACCGACTACAACGCCACGCTGGTCGACGACCCGATGCAGCTGCAGGAACTGCTGGCGCCGTTGGTCGACGCCGGTGTCGATGCGCTGCATCCCTCGACCCGTCGCCACTATGTGCCGGCGTTCCCCGACGCCGACCCGGCCCTGACGCTGGCCGGCTGGACCAAGAAGGTCACCGGGACGCCCGTCATCGCCGTCGGTTCGGTGGGCCTGCAGACCGCGTTCCGGTCCGAGAAGCCCGGCCAGGTCATCGAGCCGGGACCGGTGGACCAGTTGGTGGAGCAGTTCGACGCCGGCGAGTTCGACATGGTCGCGATCGGGCGGGCGCTGCTGGCCGATCCCGGTTGGGTGAACCGCCTGCGCAGCGGCACCCTGGACGGGTTCAATGGCTACGACGCGGCCAGTGCGCTGGCACGATTGAGCTGACCAGATACTGGGAACAAGCAGGTACACCGCAATGTTGGGAGAAGCGTGAGCACCAAGGACATCACCGCCGCCGAATTCAACGGCATCATCAGCGACAACGACATCGTGCTGGTGGACTTCTGGGCGTCATGGTGCGGGCCGTGCCGGGCGTTCGCTCCGACGTTCACCGCATCGTCCGAGAAGCACCCCGACGTCTTCCACGCCAAGGTCGACACCGAGGCCGAGCAGGCGCTGGCCTCCGCGGCCGAGATCCAGGCCATCCCGACCCTGATGGCCTTCAAGAAGGGCCAGCTGGTGTTCCGGCACTCGGGCATGCTGGCGGCCAATCAGCTCGACGAGGTCATCAGCCAGATCAAGGAATTCGACATCGACGCCGCGATGGCCGAAAAGGGCGACGGCACCGACGTCTGAGCGCGGCCGAGCACTGCTGGCGGGTGTGACATTGCGCACCCGCTAGCGTGCAGGGCGTGACCGAACAGAACCCACTGGTACTCGTCGACCGCCCGCGCCCTGGCGTGGCCCTGGTCACCCTGAACCGCCCCGAGCGGATGAACTCGATGGCGTTCGACGTCATGGTTCCGCTCAAGGCGGCGCTCGATGACATCACCAACGACAACGATGTCCGCGCGGTCGTCCTGACCGGCGCGGGGCGCGGGTTCTCCTCCGGCGCCGACCACAAGTCGGCCGGTTCGGTGCCGCACGTCGCGGGACTGACCCGGCCGACGTTCGCGTTGCGGTCCATGGAAGTGCTCGACGACGTCATCCTCGCCCTGCGCAAGCTGCACCAACCGGTGATCGCGGCGGTCAACGGAGCGGCGATCGGCGGTGGCCTGTGCCTCGCGCTGGCGTGCGACATCCGCGTCGCCGGCGAGGGCGCCTACTTCCGGGCCGCGGGCATCAACAACGGTCTGACGGCCAGCGAATTGGGCCTGTCCTATCTGCTGCCGCGGGCCATCGGCACATCGCGGGCGTTCGAGGTGATGCTCACCGGCCGGGACATCGACTCGGCCGAGGCCGAGCGGATCGGTCTCGTGTCGCGGACCGTCGCCGACGATCAGCTCCTGCAAACCTGCTTCGACATGGCCGAGCGCATCGGCTCGTTCTCCCGCCCGGGAATTGAATTGACCAAGCGGACTCTCTGGAGTGGACTGGACGCCGGTAGTCTGGAGAGCCATATGCAGGCCGAAGGCCTGGGTCAGCTCTTCATCCGACTGCTCACCGCCAACTTCGAAGAGGCGGTTGCCGCGCGCGCCGAGAAACGACCCGCGGTCTTCACGGACGACAAATGAGCTAGGAGGCAGCTGCGTGATCACCGCAACGGACCTGGAGGTCCGCGCCGGAGCGCGCACGCTGCTGGCCTTCGAGGGTTCCGCGCTGCGGATCCAGCCGGGCGACCGGATCGGTCTGGTCGGCCGCAACGGTGCCGGCAAGACCACGACGCTGCGCATCCTGGCCGGTGAAGGCCAGCCGTATGCCGGGACGGTCGAGCGCATCGGCGAGGTCGGTTACCTGCCGCAGGATCCGAAGGAAGGCGATCTGGACGTCCTGGCCCGCGACCGAGTGCTCTCGGCCCGCGGCCTGGACACGCTGCTGGCCGACCTGGAGAAGCAGCAGGCCATCATGGCCGAGGTGGTCGACGAGGCCGCCCGCGACAAGGCGGTGCGCCGGTACGGCGTTCTGGAGGAACGGTTTTCGGCCCTCGGTGGATACGCCGCCGAGAGCGACGCCGGCCGCATCTGCGCCAGCCTCGGCCTGCCGGACCGCGTGCTGACGCAGCCGCTGCGGACCCTGTCGGGTGGTCAGCGTCGTCGTATCGAACTGGCCCGCATCCTGTTCGCGGCCTCGGAGGGCTCCGGCTCCAACACCACGCTGCTGCTGGACGAGCCGACCAACCACCTCGACGCCGACTCGATCGGTTGGCTGCGCACGTTCCTGCAGAGCCACACCGGCGGTCTCGTGGTGATCAGCCACGACGTCGAACTGCTCGCCGACGTGGTGAACCGGGTGTGGTTCCTCGACGCCGTGCGCGGCGAGGCCGACGTCTACAACATGGGCTGGCAGAAGTACCTCGATGCCCGCGCCACCGACGAGCAGCGCCGCCGCCGTGAACGCGCCAACGCCGAGAAGAAGGCGGGTGCGCTGCGGGCGCAGGCCGCCAAGATGGGCGCCAAGGCCACCAAAGCCGTTGCCGCACAGAACATGCTGCGCCGCGCCGAGCGCATGATCGCCGAGCTCGACGCCGAGCGGGTGGCCGACAAGGTCGCCAAGATCAAGTTCCCGACGCCGGCGCCGTGCGGCAAGACCCCACTGATCGTCAAGGGCCTGACCAAGACCTACGGCTCGCTGGAGATCTTCACCGGCGTCGACCTCGCCATCGACCGGGGCTCGCGGGTTGTGGTCCTCGGCCTCAACGGCGCCGGTAAGACGACGCTGTTGCGCCTGCTGGCCGGCGTGGAGACCGCCGACGCCGGTGGCATCGAACCGGGCTACGGCCTCAAGATCGGGTACTTCGCGCAGGAGCACGACACCCTCGACAACGCCGCGACGGTGTGGGAGAACATCCGGCACGCCGCCCCCGACACCGGGGAACAGGATCTGCGTGGCCTGTTGGGGGCGTTCATGTTCACCGGTCCGCAGCTGGATCAGCCCGCCGGCACGCTGTCCGGTGGTGAGAAGACCCGGTTGGCGCTGGCCGGCCTCGTCGCCTCGACCGCCAACGTGCTGCTGCTCGACGAGCCGACCAACAACCTGGATCCGGCGTCGCGCGAGCAGGTGCTCGACGCGCTCCGCAGTTACGCCGGTTCGGTGGTGCTCGTGACGCACGATCCGGGCGCGGCCGAAGCGCTCAATCCGCAGCGCGTGCTGCTGCTGCCGGACGCCACCGAGGACTTCTGGTCGGACACCTACCGCGATCTCATCGAATTGGCCTGACCTGATTCACCGAATCGCCCGCGCCGAGCGAGCGCTGTTCTTACGCTGATTCCCGTCAGCCCGGTATACCGCCGGGGGAGAGTCAGGGGACCGGCGATGAGGCAATCCAAGGCATCTCGCGACCAGATGATGACCCAGCTGCGTAACGCCTACGAGAGCGGCGCCAGTATCAGGTCATTGGTGGCCACGTCCGGAAAATCCTATGGGTCGGTGCACAGCATGCTGGTGCAGTCCGGCGCGGTGATGCGCAGCCGCGGCGGCCCGAACCACCGCAGCCGCAAGATCGCCTGAACGACCCTGCGGCCCAGCCGCTTTCGCCGTGAACAGTCAGTCGCGGCGTAACCCGTTGGTGCTCCTTAGATTTCGTCGGTCAGTCGGACCGGGGCGATCATGTCGAAGACGTCGCCCGGACCGGGGTTGGTGGGCGAGGTCGACCCGCCGAACTGGTCCATCACGGCCCACACCGCGTTGAGCGCCGTGGTGATCGCGCCCTCCGCCCAGCCCGCCGTCCACGAGATGTCGTCGCCCGCCAGGTAGATGCCGCGATGCCGCGCGTCGAGGTCACGCTGCATGAAGTGCGTGTACAGCAGCTCCTGGTAGCGGTAGTGGCCCGGCAGGTTCGCCTTGAACGCACCCATGAAGTTGCGCTCGGTCTCCCACGAGACCGTCTTGGGCGTCTCGATGATGTGGCTGCGGATGTCCACGTTCGGGTAGATCGCCTGCAGCGACTTGAGCATCAGATCCATGCGCTCGGTGGCGCCCAGCGGCACGATCTTCCGGGAGTCGTCCTCCCAGGTGTACGACAGGCAGATGACGCCGGGCTTCTCGTTGCCGTCGGCGTCGAGCCCCTGGTCGAGCAGATAGGTGCCGCGGCTCATCCGGTCGGTCAGCGTCATCGACATGACGTCGCGGCCCTGGGCGTCCTTGTCCTTCCAGAACGGTCGGTCGACCAGTACGAACACCTTGGACGAACCCATGTAGTGCGTCTGCTCGATGGCCGACCACACGTTGGACGGGAACAGGTCGTCGTCGCAGCGAATGTTGTTGAGCAGCATCCACGATTGGGCGGTGACGATGACGGCGTCGTAGGTGCGTGTCTCGCCGTCGGCGTCGGTGATGGTGTAGCGGTTCGGGTGCGTGCGCCGGATGTCGGTGACGGCACCGCGGGTCCGGCCGCCGTGCAGCGATTCGAGCGAGGTGCCGGCAGGCCAGTGGGCGAGGCGCTGCGGGGAGCGCTTCCACAACCGCAGCGGCAGCTGCTGCGATCCGCCGACCACGCCGCGGTGGTTGTCGTCGGCCTCGGTGAGCACCACGCGCAGGATTTCGAGCATCGAGCTCGGGTAGTCGGTGTCCCAGCCGCCCGTGCCGAAGCCGACCTTGCCGAAGATCTCACGCAGCTCGAACGACTTGAAGTGGTGCGACTTGGTCAGAAAGCCCCAGAACGTCTCGTCGTCGAGTTCGCGAACGAGCTTGCCCCAGGCGGACTTCAGGGCCTGGGTGTCGCGTTCGCGGATGGCGTTCTGGATCGCGTGCAGGTCGGCGCCGTCCTCGAGCGTCTTGCGCCAGGCGTCGGCGACGTCGGTGAAGGCCTGCGGCAGGTCGGCGAGTTTCTCGGCGTAGCACGTCTGGCCCTTGAGGTCGACGACGGTGCTGGGGGTCGCGGGGCCCAGCGGGTTCGGGAATTCGATGGTCTCGATGCCGACCTTGTCGAAGTACCGGTACAGCGTCGTGGACGTGGGTGGGAAGCGCATGGCGCCCATTTCGGCGACCGCGTCCGGGGCGTGCTCGAACGGGATGGACCGCATCCGGCCGCCGATCTGATCCGCCTCGTACACAACGGGTTTCAGGCCCATCTTCATGAGTTCGTAGGCGGCGGTGAGGCCCGCGCAACCGGCGCCGACGATCGCGATCTCGGTGCCGTGGCGGTCGGCGGGGATCGCGCCGAGGCCGTCGGCGGAGGACACGTAGTCGTCGTACGCGAACGGGAAGTCGGGACCGAACATCGTGATCGGCTTGTCGGACGACCGTGGTCCGGTCTCCGACAGCTGCGTCTCTTCGATGGGCTGGGGGACGGTCATCGGGTCTGGTTCTCCTGGTAGAGATCTCGGCGGCGATCGCCGAGATGGGTGTTGACGGCGCGGGACACGGCCACCGCGTCGGGATCGATGTGGGTGACGAGGAGGTCCTCGGTCCGGCCGGCGCGACACAGTTCGGTCGTGTCGGGCGCGATGGTGCAGCTCAGTCCGCAGTACTCGAGGCCGTTCTCGAAGCCCGTGCGGTTGACGTACGACAGGAACAGCTGGCTCTCGTAGGCGCGCGCCGGAACGATGTGCGTCGCAACGAAACTCCACGGCTCCATGAGCCCGGTGGGGACGACGAGCCACTGGGTGCCGGCGTCGGCGTGCGCGCGGGCGTTCTCCGGGAATTCGATGTCATAGCAGATCAGCAGTCCGCAGGTGACGCCGTCGAGTTCGAACTGCGCGACCCAGTCGGCGCCCGGGGTGAAGAACTCGCGGTCGAAGCCATACAGGTGGGTCTTGCGGTAGTTGGCCAGGGCTGCACCGTCCCGGTCGACGACCTGGACGCTGTTGTACGGCTTGCCTTCTGCGACCTCGGGATACCCGTAGACGACGGCGATCCCGTTGTCGCGCGCGATGTTCCGGACAGCCTGGAAGATCGGGCCGTCTGCGGACTCGGCGCGGGCGGCGATCTCGGTGCTGATGTTGTAACCGGTCGCCGACATCTCGGGCGTGACGAGAATCCGGCAGCCCGCATCGGCGGCCCGCCGCGCCGCCGCGGCGATGGCCTTGAGGTTCTCGGCGACGGTCCCCGATTCCTGCGGGCCTTGGAACATGCCGACGGTGATCATCTACGCGACGTCCACGCGCAGCTTGGACTTGCGGATGCTGTAGCCGAAGTACACCGCCAGGCCGAGGGCACCCCAGATGCCGAACGCGATCCACGTCGCGACGGGCAGGGCCCACATCAGGTAACAGCAGAACAGGAAACCCAGCACCGGTGCGACGGGGAACAGCCGCAGGCGGAACGTGCGATGCAGGTCGGGGCGCGTGCGCCGCAGGATGATGACGGCGACATTGACCAGCGCGAAGGCGAAGAGGCAGCCGATCGAGGTGGCGTTGGCCAGCTCACCCAGCGACACGAAACCGGCGAGCAGTGACACGACGACGCCGCAGATGACGATGTTCCAGGTCGGCACGAAGGTCCGCGGGTTGATCTTGGCGAACAGCGCGGGCACCAGGCCGTCGACGGCCATGGTGTACAGGATGCGGGTCTGACCGTACTGGACGGCGAGGACGACGCTTGCGATGGCGATGACGGCGCCGATCGACAGGATGATGGCCGGCACATTGCTGCTGGTGATGCCGCTGAGGGCGACGGCCAGGGTGGCGCCTTCGTCGGCGCTGAACTTGGTCCAGCTCATCGCGCCGAGGGCGGCCAGCGCCACGGCGAGGTACAGCACCGTGACGATCAGCAGCGAGGCCATGATGGCGCGCGGCAGGTCCCGCTTCGGGTCCTTGGCCTCGTTGCCCGCGGTGGATGCAGCGTCGAACCCGATGTACGAGAAGAAGACCTGCGAGGCGGCGGCGGAGACGCCGAGGAAGCCCAGCGGCATGAACGGCGTGAGGTTGCCGGCCTTGAACGCCGTGAACGCGACGGCGCAGAAGAACACCAGCACGACGCATTTGAGGATGACCATCGCGGTATTGACGACGGCCGACTCGGACGCGCCCCGCAGCAGCAGTATCGAGGCGAGGACCACGATCGTGATGGCCGGCAGGTTGATGACGCCGCCTTCGCCGGGTGCGCCGGTGACGGCGGCGGGCAGCTCGATGCCGAACAGCTGGTGGAGCAGCGTGTTGATGTAGCCGCCCCAGCCGACGGCGACGGCGGCGACCGA
Proteins encoded in this region:
- the sufU gene encoding Fe-S cluster assembly sulfur transfer protein SufU — encoded protein: MRMEQMYQEVILDHYKHPHHRGLREPFGAQVHHVNPTCGDEVTLRVTLSDDGETIADISYDGQGCSISQASTSVLTDQVIGQSVDEALKTVGAFTEMISSRGNVEGDEDVLGDGIAFAGVAKYPARVKCALLGWTAFKAALAEASAKDTALALASASDTALATAGTTAEDKR
- a CDS encoding metal-sulfur cluster assembly factor → MTEGTPEATTAANVVDDPELLDAVEEAMRDVVDPELGINVVDLGLVYGMTLEEGDEGTVVKLDMTLTSAACPLTDVIEDQSRTALVGAGLVSDLKLNWVWNPPWGPDKITDDGREQLRALGFTV
- a CDS encoding heme peroxidase, translated to MNADIERLRAACERDLDDPAGWPAPVGYPNSLALCIIDAIYAAGARHLTVDKIVERYRSYRAGQGGDADTDGASELLANVEALGGSEQWAAQIGNRRPTSTRKDAPLRSVALTEVAQAFVALGISTTEDLRVIAADPELAKEAKRAWCAIPGQRSGFTWRFLLMLAELPGTDPSVAGYVAREIGRDGPIDTAGLLAAVADAAGWHADALHQAIWRFEARRAHELPSSA
- a CDS encoding NADH:flavin oxidoreductase, giving the protein MTVDASGLFAPLALRNLTVPNRFAMAPMTRQASPGGVPGPDVAEYYARRAAGGVGLIITEGVRVGDPSAAGSPDIPTLVGAAALDGWRNVTSAVHRHGATIAAQLWHQGAERGDRDGVAPVSPSGVNGLGEQIGRALAADELPAVAQWYAEAARNAKEVGFDAVELHGAHGYLLDQFLWTRTNLRTDEYGGSVQNRTRFPAEVVAAVRAAVGPDYPIIYRFSQWKGTDYNATLVDDPMQLQELLAPLVDAGVDALHPSTRRHYVPAFPDADPALTLAGWTKKVTGTPVIAVGSVGLQTAFRSEKPGQVIEPGPVDQLVEQFDAGEFDMVAIGRALLADPGWVNRLRSGTLDGFNGYDAASALARLS
- the trxA gene encoding thioredoxin codes for the protein MSTKDITAAEFNGIISDNDIVLVDFWASWCGPCRAFAPTFTASSEKHPDVFHAKVDTEAEQALASAAEIQAIPTLMAFKKGQLVFRHSGMLAANQLDEVISQIKEFDIDAAMAEKGDGTDV
- a CDS encoding enoyl-CoA hydratase translates to MQGVTEQNPLVLVDRPRPGVALVTLNRPERMNSMAFDVMVPLKAALDDITNDNDVRAVVLTGAGRGFSSGADHKSAGSVPHVAGLTRPTFALRSMEVLDDVILALRKLHQPVIAAVNGAAIGGGLCLALACDIRVAGEGAYFRAAGINNGLTASELGLSYLLPRAIGTSRAFEVMLTGRDIDSAEAERIGLVSRTVADDQLLQTCFDMAERIGSFSRPGIELTKRTLWSGLDAGSLESHMQAEGLGQLFIRLLTANFEEAVAARAEKRPAVFTDDK
- a CDS encoding ABC-F family ATP-binding cassette domain-containing protein, yielding MITATDLEVRAGARTLLAFEGSALRIQPGDRIGLVGRNGAGKTTTLRILAGEGQPYAGTVERIGEVGYLPQDPKEGDLDVLARDRVLSARGLDTLLADLEKQQAIMAEVVDEAARDKAVRRYGVLEERFSALGGYAAESDAGRICASLGLPDRVLTQPLRTLSGGQRRRIELARILFAASEGSGSNTTLLLDEPTNHLDADSIGWLRTFLQSHTGGLVVISHDVELLADVVNRVWFLDAVRGEADVYNMGWQKYLDARATDEQRRRRERANAEKKAGALRAQAAKMGAKATKAVAAQNMLRRAERMIAELDAERVADKVAKIKFPTPAPCGKTPLIVKGLTKTYGSLEIFTGVDLAIDRGSRVVVLGLNGAGKTTLLRLLAGVETADAGGIEPGYGLKIGYFAQEHDTLDNAATVWENIRHAAPDTGEQDLRGLLGAFMFTGPQLDQPAGTLSGGEKTRLALAGLVASTANVLLLDEPTNNLDPASREQVLDALRSYAGSVVLVTHDPGAAEALNPQRVLLLPDATEDFWSDTYRDLIELA
- a CDS encoding helix-turn-helix domain-containing protein, coding for MRQSKASRDQMMTQLRNAYESGASIRSLVATSGKSYGSVHSMLVQSGAVMRSRGGPNHRSRKIA
- a CDS encoding NAD(P)/FAD-dependent oxidoreductase produces the protein MTVPQPIEETQLSETGPRSSDKPITMFGPDFPFAYDDYVSSADGLGAIPADRHGTEIAIVGAGCAGLTAAYELMKMGLKPVVYEADQIGGRMRSIPFEHAPDAVAEMGAMRFPPTSTTLYRYFDKVGIETIEFPNPLGPATPSTVVDLKGQTCYAEKLADLPQAFTDVADAWRKTLEDGADLHAIQNAIRERDTQALKSAWGKLVRELDDETFWGFLTKSHHFKSFELREIFGKVGFGTGGWDTDYPSSMLEILRVVLTEADDNHRGVVGGSQQLPLRLWKRSPQRLAHWPAGTSLESLHGGRTRGAVTDIRRTHPNRYTITDADGETRTYDAVIVTAQSWMLLNNIRCDDDLFPSNVWSAIEQTHYMGSSKVFVLVDRPFWKDKDAQGRDVMSMTLTDRMSRGTYLLDQGLDADGNEKPGVICLSYTWEDDSRKIVPLGATERMDLMLKSLQAIYPNVDIRSHIIETPKTVSWETERNFMGAFKANLPGHYRYQELLYTHFMQRDLDARHRGIYLAGDDISWTAGWAEGAITTALNAVWAVMDQFGGSTSPTNPGPGDVFDMIAPVRLTDEI
- a CDS encoding carbon-nitrogen hydrolase family protein translates to MITVGMFQGPQESGTVAENLKAIAAAARRAADAGCRILVTPEMSATGYNISTEIAARAESADGPIFQAVRNIARDNGIAVVYGYPEVAEGKPYNSVQVVDRDGAALANYRKTHLYGFDREFFTPGADWVAQFELDGVTCGLLICYDIEFPENARAHADAGTQWLVVPTGLMEPWSFVATHIVPARAYESQLFLSYVNRTGFENGLEYCGLSCTIAPDTTELCRAGRTEDLLVTHIDPDAVAVSRAVNTHLGDRRRDLYQENQTR
- a CDS encoding amino acid permease gives rise to the protein MSAQKSVDDIVAANETPDGPHLKRSMGFIHLTALSIGATLGTGIFVILGAAVPKAGPAVLLSFILAAVTALFSALSYAELAGTIPVSGSSYSYAYATLGEFWAWVCGWCLMLEYGVSVAAVAVGWGGYINTLLHQLFGIELPAAVTGAPGEGGVINLPAITIVVLASILLLRGASESAVVNTAMVILKCVVLVFFCAVAFTAFKAGNLTPFMPLGFLGVSAAASQVFFSYIGFDAASTAGNEAKDPKRDLPRAIMASLLIVTVLYLAVALAALGAMSWTKFSADEGATLAVALSGITSSNVPAIILSIGAVIAIASVVLAVQYGQTRILYTMAVDGLVPALFAKINPRTFVPTWNIVICGVVVSLLAGFVSLGELANATSIGCLFAFALVNVAVIILRRTRPDLHRTFRLRLFPVAPVLGFLFCCYLMWALPVATWIAFGIWGALGLAVYFGYSIRKSKLRVDVA